One Halomonas sp. M4R1S46 genomic window carries:
- a CDS encoding calcium/sodium antiporter gives MSYIAFLAGLCFLLVGAEILVRGASRLAARLGISPLVIGLTVVAFGTSSPELAVSIKAAFADQAEIAMGNVVGSNIFNILFILGLSAMVTPLLVAQQLIRFDIPLMVGLSAALLLLVLDGQLSRLDGFLLAAGLVAYLAFLLYQNARSRAQATAGSDGMPSASDAWGINLMLVAAGLVLLVLGSRWLVEGAVAFASFLGVSEQVIGLTIIAAGTSLPEVMTSLIAALRGERDIAVGNVVGSNVFNILGVLGLSSLLAPSGLMVTPAMISFDIPVMLAVAVACLPICFTGGTIERWEGALLLGYYVAYTLYLILATTQHDALAGFTGVMLYFVLPLTALTLAVLSRQEQKRRSGRLR, from the coding sequence ATGAGCTACATCGCGTTCCTGGCGGGACTCTGCTTCCTGCTGGTCGGTGCCGAAATACTGGTTCGCGGCGCTTCACGGCTGGCGGCACGCCTCGGCATCTCGCCGCTGGTCATCGGCCTGACGGTCGTGGCGTTCGGCACCAGCTCGCCAGAGCTGGCGGTCAGCATCAAGGCCGCGTTCGCGGACCAGGCGGAGATCGCCATGGGTAACGTGGTGGGCAGCAACATCTTCAACATCCTGTTCATCCTCGGGCTCTCGGCCATGGTGACGCCACTGCTGGTCGCTCAGCAGCTGATCCGCTTCGATATCCCCTTGATGGTCGGCCTCTCGGCGGCCCTGTTGCTGCTCGTGCTGGATGGGCAGCTGAGCCGCCTGGATGGGTTCCTGCTGGCGGCGGGCCTCGTTGCCTACCTCGCCTTTCTGCTTTACCAGAATGCCCGGTCTCGCGCCCAGGCCACCGCCGGGAGCGACGGCATGCCTTCTGCCAGCGATGCCTGGGGGATCAACCTGATGCTGGTGGCGGCAGGCCTGGTCCTGCTGGTGCTGGGCTCGCGATGGCTGGTCGAGGGAGCGGTGGCCTTTGCCAGCTTCCTGGGGGTCAGCGAGCAGGTGATCGGCTTGACCATCATCGCGGCGGGCACTTCCCTGCCCGAGGTCATGACCTCGCTGATCGCTGCCCTGCGCGGCGAGCGCGATATCGCCGTGGGGAACGTGGTCGGCAGCAACGTGTTCAACATTCTCGGCGTGCTGGGACTGAGCAGCCTGCTGGCGCCGTCCGGCCTCATGGTGACGCCCGCCATGATCAGCTTCGACATCCCCGTGATGCTGGCCGTCGCGGTGGCCTGTCTGCCGATCTGTTTCACGGGTGGCACCATCGAACGATGGGAAGGCGCCCTGCTGCTGGGCTACTACGTCGCCTATACCCTCTACCTGATCCTGGCGACGACTCAGCATGATGCGCTGGCCGGGTTCACCGGGGTCATGCTGTACTTCGTGCTTCCCCTGACGGCCCTGACACTGGCGGTGCTGAGCCGGCAAGAGCAGAAGCGCCGCTCTGGCAGGCTTCGCTGA
- a CDS encoding putative zinc-binding metallopeptidase, producing the protein MRVFANPVGSGSLWFDNLTTADGTPVAYDPQARAFLPMPPFCANREVIGCNWIAPAQGAFCRSCTMTALAPDPAIPGAIPNWAQTEAAKRWALDNLGRWHWFRPEDPGAPPVFHLVAEGLTPVLMGHVEGVVTISVAEADPVLRATRRQALDEPYRTMIGHMRHEIAHMLWWRLSLREDFLDAFRAMFGDERMDYPAALQRHYHEGPPPDWRQRFLTSYASSHPHEDWAETAAHLLHLTDITDSFVAAGLSSPELPSRGWDPYSEPDAERLIYVAASLAAGVNHVNRSMGLSDIYPFVLSDAARRKLTFVHDWLRRGAQGR; encoded by the coding sequence ATGCGCGTTTTTGCCAACCCAGTCGGTTCCGGCTCGCTTTGGTTTGACAACCTCACCACCGCCGACGGCACCCCCGTTGCTTACGATCCGCAGGCGCGGGCCTTCCTGCCGATGCCGCCCTTCTGCGCCAACCGGGAAGTCATCGGTTGCAATTGGATTGCTCCTGCCCAGGGCGCCTTCTGCCGGTCCTGCACCATGACGGCGCTGGCCCCAGACCCCGCCATACCCGGCGCCATCCCCAACTGGGCGCAGACCGAAGCCGCCAAGCGCTGGGCGCTTGACAATCTCGGCCGCTGGCACTGGTTCCGGCCGGAGGATCCGGGCGCGCCTCCCGTTTTTCACCTGGTCGCCGAGGGCCTGACGCCCGTGTTGATGGGGCATGTCGAAGGTGTGGTGACGATCAGCGTGGCTGAGGCGGACCCGGTCCTGCGCGCCACTCGCCGCCAAGCGCTGGACGAGCCCTACCGCACCATGATCGGCCATATGCGCCACGAGATCGCGCATATGCTCTGGTGGCGGCTCAGCTTGCGCGAGGATTTCCTCGACGCCTTCCGCGCCATGTTCGGCGACGAGCGCATGGATTACCCCGCTGCGCTCCAGCGCCACTACCATGAGGGCCCTCCGCCCGATTGGCGGCAGCGTTTCCTGACCAGCTACGCTTCCTCGCATCCGCATGAGGACTGGGCCGAGACCGCCGCGCATCTGCTGCACCTGACCGATATTACCGACAGCTTCGTCGCGGCGGGCCTGTCCTCGCCTGAGCTGCCGAGCCGGGGTTGGGACCCGTATTCGGAACCGGATGCCGAGCGTCTGATCTATGTCGCGGCCTCCCTCGCAGCGGGGGTCAATCATGTCAATCGCTCCATGGGGTTGTCGGATATCTACCCCTTCGTGCTGTCGGATGCCGCGCGCCGTAAGCTCACCTTCGTGCATGACTGGCTGCGCCGGGGTGCGCAGGGGCGTTGA
- a CDS encoding cation:proton antiporter gives MTAETWFILIGTLLLVVGFTFSYFKRVPATSAILYLMIGVIFGPMGFGLFHFNSLEESALLELLTEIAVLISLYCAGVKMPAPVTIKRWQNPLQLAVFSMAITVGLVTLFGYYWLTLPLGAAVLLGAVVAPTDPVLATEVQVRHADDPDHLRFALTCEAGMNDGSAFPFVMLGLGLLGLHDLGDAGWRWLAVDVFWASGAGIGIGILAGYGVGWLVNKIRTTFLDTAFLESFLGLGLIALAYGVSLLVDAWGFLAVFSAAVALRHTELKLAGLKQGYSERIETRQDDEPKAIAHVHVSESSLVFNEHLERLAEIVLVLLIGGSLFWDSWSWRAAGFAAFLFFVARPISVHLGLLGSRAPMRMRHLVGWFGVRGIGSLYYLMYAIQHGLPEDIALELIHLTLVVVALSILVHGVSVKPTIARYWRSRKPR, from the coding sequence ATGACAGCCGAGACCTGGTTCATATTGATTGGAACGCTGCTTCTGGTAGTGGGCTTTACCTTCTCCTATTTCAAGAGGGTGCCCGCTACCTCTGCCATTTTGTATCTCATGATCGGAGTCATTTTTGGACCGATGGGCTTTGGGTTGTTTCACTTTAACTCATTGGAAGAATCGGCTTTATTGGAGCTTCTGACCGAGATAGCTGTACTTATTTCGTTGTATTGCGCCGGCGTGAAAATGCCAGCGCCGGTGACCATCAAGCGCTGGCAGAACCCCCTGCAACTGGCGGTTTTTTCGATGGCGATTACCGTCGGATTAGTGACGCTGTTCGGCTACTACTGGCTCACTTTGCCCCTTGGGGCTGCCGTGTTGCTAGGAGCCGTAGTCGCACCGACCGACCCTGTTCTGGCGACCGAAGTTCAGGTTCGCCATGCCGATGATCCTGACCATCTACGTTTTGCATTGACCTGCGAGGCCGGAATGAATGACGGCAGCGCCTTCCCGTTCGTGATGCTCGGCCTGGGCTTGCTGGGTCTGCACGATCTTGGCGACGCCGGTTGGCGTTGGCTGGCAGTGGATGTGTTCTGGGCCAGCGGTGCAGGTATCGGCATCGGTATTCTGGCAGGCTATGGTGTAGGTTGGCTGGTAAACAAGATACGCACTACCTTTTTGGATACCGCCTTTCTGGAAAGCTTTCTCGGCCTGGGACTGATAGCGCTCGCCTACGGAGTCAGCTTGTTAGTGGATGCCTGGGGCTTTTTAGCTGTGTTTAGTGCAGCGGTGGCTCTGCGCCATACCGAACTAAAATTGGCCGGATTAAAGCAAGGGTATTCGGAACGTATCGAGACTCGCCAGGACGATGAGCCGAAAGCCATAGCGCACGTGCACGTGAGCGAAAGCTCCTTGGTCTTCAACGAACACCTCGAACGGCTAGCAGAAATCGTGCTTGTTTTACTGATCGGCGGTTCGCTGTTCTGGGATTCCTGGAGCTGGCGAGCCGCTGGCTTCGCGGCGTTTCTGTTTTTTGTCGCCCGCCCCATCAGCGTGCACCTTGGCCTGCTAGGAAGCAGGGCACCCATGCGTATGCGTCACCTCGTGGGCTGGTTTGGTGTCCGTGGTATTGGCTCGCTTTACTATCTCATGTACGCCATCCAACACGGGCTGCCAGAGGATATAGCACTGGAATTGATACACTTGACCCTGGTGGTGGTGGCCTTGTCGATCCTGGTTCACGGGGTCAGCGTCAAACCCACTATTGCTCGCTATTGGCGTTCGAGGAAGCCTCGGTAA
- a CDS encoding TerC family protein — protein sequence MDVIWLWTGFNLFVILLLALDLGVLHRGDRVITVREALWLSFGYIVLAMIFAVGLFVFMSREAGYEFLTGYFIEKSLSVDNIFVFVLIFMHFGVSPQYQYRVLFWGVLGALIMRGGLILVGSAVIDAFHWVIYLFGAFLVFTGVKMLITVGQEPDLDKNRVAMFMQRHFRVTEDFIGRQFFARQNGVLYITPLFIVLVLVELTDVVFALDSIPAIFSITTDPFIVYTSNVFAILGLRALYFALVGVIHRFHYLKYGLSLVLIFVGVKMLVNAYFGTKFIPTELALLITAVLIGGSMLISIVRTRNLTEAERAAEAGKAGAWWVPGSPARSDKAKRPPASPE from the coding sequence ATGGACGTAATCTGGCTGTGGACCGGTTTCAATCTGTTCGTAATTCTGTTGTTAGCTCTGGATCTCGGGGTCCTGCACCGGGGCGATCGGGTGATTACAGTGCGCGAAGCGTTGTGGCTGAGCTTTGGGTACATCGTTTTGGCGATGATCTTTGCGGTCGGCCTCTTTGTCTTCATGAGCCGAGAAGCAGGGTACGAGTTTCTTACGGGCTATTTCATCGAGAAGAGTCTCAGCGTCGACAACATCTTTGTCTTCGTGCTCATTTTTATGCACTTTGGAGTATCACCCCAATACCAATATCGGGTGCTCTTTTGGGGGGTGCTGGGCGCTCTGATCATGCGGGGAGGCCTCATATTGGTCGGGTCCGCCGTGATCGACGCATTTCATTGGGTGATCTACCTGTTTGGAGCGTTCCTAGTTTTTACCGGCGTCAAAATGCTGATCACCGTAGGTCAGGAGCCGGATTTGGACAAGAACCGTGTGGCGATGTTCATGCAACGACACTTCCGGGTGACAGAAGATTTCATTGGCCGACAATTCTTTGCCCGCCAGAATGGTGTACTGTACATCACACCCTTGTTTATCGTGCTGGTGCTGGTTGAGCTGACTGACGTGGTGTTCGCACTGGATTCCATTCCAGCTATTTTTTCTATTACTACCGACCCTTTCATTGTTTACACGTCCAACGTATTCGCCATCCTAGGTCTACGGGCACTGTATTTTGCGCTGGTGGGCGTCATACACCGTTTCCACTACCTTAAGTATGGGCTCTCCCTGGTTCTGATATTCGTTGGCGTGAAGATGTTGGTGAACGCCTATTTCGGAACGAAGTTCATTCCGACGGAATTGGCGTTGTTGATCACCGCAGTTCTGATCGGCGGGTCAATGCTAATATCTATAGTCCGTACACGAAATCTCACGGAGGCGGAGCGTGCGGCAGAAGCTGGCAAGGCTGGAGCGTGGTGGGTACCCGGCAGCCCTGCACGGTCTGACAAGGCTAAAAGACCTCCGGCAAGCCCGGAATGA
- a CDS encoding acyloxyacyl hydrolase, with the protein MSIAGKTFLLNEYMLPVIGFSHHSFYVGLLPIVICCLLAPSQSYADDLRLQSLSMRARVSEKTLLGEEAPENFEEYDVSANFELPWERYSTSDWGVGTRLMASTGMLRGAGEKALVVSLIPELTLGSEDGRFILDLGAGGALFSRHRFGTQDYGGPFQFALTVGVGVTLYKNLGLGYRFLHYSDAGVNGSDTTGADFHMIELSYRFRSSPIR; encoded by the coding sequence ATGAGTATAGCTGGAAAAACCTTTCTTTTGAATGAATATATGCTTCCAGTAATCGGATTTTCTCACCATTCCTTTTATGTCGGACTGTTGCCGATCGTCATCTGTTGTCTTCTCGCTCCCAGCCAGAGCTACGCTGATGACCTGAGATTACAGAGCCTCAGCATGCGCGCACGAGTTTCAGAGAAGACCTTGCTTGGAGAAGAGGCGCCGGAGAATTTCGAGGAGTACGACGTGTCGGCTAACTTCGAGTTACCATGGGAGCGCTACTCCACTTCAGACTGGGGTGTGGGAACCCGTTTGATGGCGAGTACCGGGATGTTGCGGGGAGCGGGGGAAAAGGCTCTCGTCGTTTCTCTCATCCCTGAATTGACGCTGGGGAGTGAAGACGGGCGCTTTATCCTGGATCTGGGAGCAGGTGGAGCACTGTTCAGTAGGCATCGCTTTGGGACGCAGGATTATGGCGGGCCTTTCCAGTTTGCCCTGACCGTGGGCGTCGGTGTTACGTTATATAAAAACCTGGGGCTAGGCTATCGGTTTCTTCACTATTCCGATGCCGGCGTTAATGGATCTGACACGACCGGGGCCGATTTTCACATGATTGAGTTAAGCTACAGGTTTAGATCGTCGCCGATTAGATAA
- a CDS encoding TAXI family TRAP transporter solute-binding subunit, translating into MKRLIVVLLALALGLVTHQALAQRQFLTIGTASVVGIYYPVGGATGQIINQADVGLRATVEATGGSAFNVRALAAGELDLALAQSDVVYQAYNGEAGFEGEAVPELRTVMGLHAEPLHLVCSRESGITSVRDIVGKRINIGNPGSGIRFTVEQALAALEIDLDDFDAYNLTAPEGVDFLRDRRVDCFFFTVGVGGAALQDISTTQDVVFVPMDDPGFEALVEEFPYYAFTEVPAGTYRGQEEDITLFGVKALFVTTTDLDEEVVYKVTKAVLDNLEDFTRIHPALNLLTAEDFLSGLGAPLHPGAERAYQEAGLQ; encoded by the coding sequence ATGAAAAGACTCATTGTTGTTCTCTTGGCCCTGGCGCTCGGACTGGTGACCCACCAGGCCCTCGCCCAGCGCCAGTTCTTGACCATCGGCACCGCCAGCGTGGTGGGTATCTACTATCCCGTGGGGGGCGCCACGGGGCAGATCATCAACCAGGCCGATGTGGGCCTGCGGGCCACGGTGGAAGCCACCGGTGGTTCCGCCTTCAATGTCCGAGCCTTGGCCGCCGGGGAACTCGACCTGGCCCTGGCCCAGTCCGACGTGGTCTATCAGGCCTATAACGGCGAGGCGGGGTTCGAGGGGGAGGCGGTACCCGAACTGCGCACCGTGATGGGCCTGCATGCCGAACCGCTGCATCTGGTCTGCTCCCGGGAGTCCGGGATCACCAGCGTGCGCGATATCGTCGGCAAGCGGATCAACATCGGCAACCCCGGCTCCGGCATCCGCTTCACCGTGGAGCAGGCGCTGGCGGCGCTGGAGATCGATCTGGACGACTTCGATGCGTATAACCTGACCGCCCCCGAAGGGGTGGATTTCCTGCGTGACCGTCGGGTCGACTGTTTCTTCTTCACCGTGGGCGTCGGTGGGGCCGCGTTGCAGGACATCAGCACCACCCAGGACGTGGTCTTCGTGCCCATGGACGACCCGGGGTTCGAGGCCCTGGTGGAAGAGTTCCCCTATTACGCCTTCACCGAGGTGCCCGCCGGTACCTATCGTGGCCAGGAGGAGGACATCACCCTGTTCGGCGTCAAGGCGCTGTTCGTCACCACCACCGATCTGGACGAGGAGGTGGTCTACAAGGTCACCAAGGCGGTACTCGACAATCTCGAGGACTTCACCCGGATCCATCCGGCCCTCAACCTCCTCACCGCAGAGGACTTCCTGAGCGGCCTCGGCGCCCCGCTGCATCCCGGGGCCGAGCGGGCCTATCAGGAGGCCGGCCTGCAGTAG
- a CDS encoding TRAP transporter permease → MADRSQPPDPPPASPQSTQEPTRDDTEAARAARRLVEELETGGRLPSGVLLWGIIGLSLGWSLFQLGVASVLAVDVIIQRAVHVFCGITLAFLVFPAIRGRRRPGVFQLAVLGGLSLGVGYAAVRLVGEVTPLSPPHWLALAVGLALAVAVLWSLRGEQIHHVPWFDLLFALMAGLGALYLVFDYQGLQARQGLAIEREIWIGLLFMLLLLEATRRSLGPALAVIAGLFFLYQLSGPRGAIPWLAEWMPDLLAHRGASLQRAISHQYVTTEGIFGVPVGVSTAFVFLFVLFGSMLDKAGAGKYFIDVANSFLGHLRGGPAKAAVVASGLTGMVSGSSLANVVTTGTFTIPLMKRTGYPAYKAGACEVAVSTNGQLMPPVMGAAAFIIAEFVGVPYIEVIRAAAIPAFVAYFALFYIMHLEALKLGLHGIPRDELPPRLRTFLGGLHFLIPVTVLVHYLVIEQRTPGYAVMVAILTLAVLMLVQEPVKAVRQGRPLAPALWHGVVTLFQGLLAGARNMVGIAVAVATAGIIVGSVSQTGVGLRLTEIIQILSAAMASGIGLVTLPVVDFFGGDVTGFDTTTQFAIVLLITAVASLILGLGLPTTANYVVMATLTAPVIYQLGNEFGFGIPLLAAHLFVFFFGILADDTPPVGLAAYAAAGIARSNPIRTGIQGFIYDMRTAILPFMFIFNTQLLQINVESWLQIVHIFASALVGMMAFAAGVQGFVRIRTILPERLVLLGVAFMLIQPNWFTDILGVSLYALVYLSQWYRRHRRTGVT, encoded by the coding sequence ATGGCCGATCGCTCTCAGCCCCCGGATCCGCCGCCGGCATCGCCCCAGAGTACACAGGAACCGACCCGGGACGATACCGAGGCCGCCCGAGCGGCGCGTCGGCTGGTCGAGGAGCTCGAGACCGGTGGCCGCCTGCCCAGCGGGGTGCTGCTCTGGGGGATCATCGGCCTGTCACTGGGCTGGTCGCTGTTTCAGCTCGGGGTGGCGAGCGTGCTGGCGGTGGACGTGATCATCCAGCGGGCGGTGCATGTCTTCTGCGGTATCACCCTGGCCTTCCTGGTGTTTCCGGCCATTCGCGGCCGCCGGCGCCCGGGGGTTTTCCAACTGGCGGTGCTGGGCGGCCTCAGCCTGGGGGTCGGCTATGCGGCGGTGCGCCTGGTGGGGGAGGTCACGCCGCTTTCACCGCCCCACTGGCTGGCGCTGGCCGTGGGGCTCGCCCTGGCAGTGGCGGTGCTCTGGTCGCTGCGTGGCGAACAGATCCACCACGTGCCCTGGTTCGATCTGCTGTTCGCCCTGATGGCCGGGCTCGGCGCGCTCTATCTGGTATTCGACTACCAGGGCCTGCAGGCTCGGCAGGGGCTGGCGATCGAGCGCGAGATCTGGATCGGCCTGCTGTTCATGCTGCTCCTGCTGGAGGCGACCCGGCGCAGCCTGGGGCCGGCCCTGGCGGTGATTGCCGGGCTGTTCTTCCTCTACCAACTCTCCGGTCCGCGCGGCGCCATTCCCTGGTTGGCGGAATGGATGCCGGACCTGCTGGCCCACCGCGGCGCCAGCCTGCAGCGGGCCATCAGCCACCAGTACGTGACCACCGAGGGCATCTTCGGGGTGCCCGTGGGGGTCTCCACGGCCTTCGTCTTCCTCTTCGTGCTGTTCGGTTCGATGCTCGACAAGGCCGGGGCGGGGAAGTACTTCATCGACGTGGCCAACTCCTTCCTCGGTCACCTGCGCGGCGGCCCGGCCAAGGCGGCGGTGGTGGCTTCGGGGCTGACCGGCATGGTCTCCGGCTCGTCGCTGGCCAATGTGGTCACCACCGGCACCTTCACCATCCCGCTGATGAAGCGCACCGGCTACCCGGCCTACAAGGCGGGAGCCTGCGAGGTGGCGGTCTCCACCAACGGCCAGCTGATGCCGCCGGTGATGGGGGCGGCGGCCTTCATCATCGCCGAGTTCGTCGGGGTGCCCTATATCGAGGTGATCCGTGCCGCGGCCATCCCGGCCTTCGTGGCCTACTTCGCGCTCTTCTATATCATGCACCTGGAGGCCCTGAAGCTGGGCCTGCATGGCATCCCGCGTGATGAGCTGCCGCCACGGCTCAGGACCTTCCTCGGGGGGCTCCACTTCCTGATCCCGGTGACGGTACTGGTCCACTACCTGGTGATCGAGCAGCGCACGCCGGGCTATGCGGTGATGGTGGCGATCCTTACCCTGGCGGTACTGATGCTGGTGCAGGAACCCGTCAAGGCGGTTCGACAAGGGCGCCCGCTAGCGCCGGCCCTGTGGCACGGGGTGGTGACCCTCTTCCAGGGCTTGCTCGCCGGGGCACGCAACATGGTGGGGATCGCCGTGGCGGTGGCCACCGCCGGCATCATCGTCGGCTCGGTGAGCCAGACCGGGGTGGGACTGCGGCTCACCGAGATCATCCAGATCCTCAGCGCCGCCATGGCGTCGGGCATCGGCCTGGTCACCCTGCCGGTGGTGGATTTCTTCGGCGGTGATGTGACGGGTTTCGACACCACCACCCAGTTTGCCATCGTGCTGCTGATCACCGCCGTGGCCAGCCTGATCCTCGGCCTGGGGCTGCCCACCACCGCCAACTATGTGGTGATGGCCACCCTCACCGCGCCGGTGATCTATCAGTTGGGCAATGAATTCGGCTTCGGCATCCCGCTGCTGGCGGCGCACCTCTTCGTGTTCTTCTTCGGCATCCTCGCCGACGATACCCCTCCGGTGGGACTGGCCGCCTACGCCGCCGCCGGCATCGCCCGCAGCAACCCGATCCGCACCGGGATCCAGGGCTTCATCTATGACATGCGCACCGCCATCCTGCCGTTCATGTTCATCTTCAACACCCAACTGTTGCAGATCAACGTGGAGAGCTGGCTGCAGATCGTGCATATCTTCGCCAGCGCCCTGGTGGGCATGATGGCCTTCGCCGCCGGGGTGCAGGGCTTCGTGCGCATCCGCACCATCCTGCCCGAGCGGCTGGTGCTGCTGGGCGTGGCCTTCATGCTGATCCAGCCCAACTGGTTCACCGATATTCTCGGCGTGAGCCTCTATGCGCTGGTCTATCTCTCCCAGTGGTATCGACGGCATCGACGGACGGGCGTGACCTGA
- a CDS encoding OsmC domain/YcaO domain-containing protein, which translates to MEIKVNYLDNLRLEAKFDDFTVISDQPIRYKGDGSAPGPFDYFLASSAMCAAYFVKVYCNARNIPTENIRLSQNNIVDPENRYKQIFKIQVELPEDLSAKDREGILRSIERCTVKKVVQTGPEFQIETVENLDEDAQALLMAEPEEGASTWIEGKDLPLEQTIANMTGLFENLGMKVEIASWRNIVPHVWSLHIRDAASPMCFTNGKGATKESALCSALGEFIERLSCNFFYNDQFFGEEIAGSQFVHYPNEEWFQPGPNDELPEGLLDDHCRAIYDPDGELGGSHLIDTNSGKVERGIVSLPYVRQSDGETVYFPSNLIENLFLSNGMSAGNTLPEAQVQCLSEIFERAVKRQILEEEITLPDVPMAVLKKYPDILEGVEALEAQGFPILVKDASLGGQFPVMCVTLMNPKTGGVFASFGAHPSFEVALERSLTELMQGRSFEGLNDFLPPTFNSLAVSEPNNFVEHFIDSSGVVSWRFFSSKTDVEFVEWDFSGTNEEEAAGLFGILEELGLEAYQAVFDDLGAPVCRILVPGYSEVYPVEDLVWDNTNKALLFREDILHLHELSDERLADLLERLEETQIDDHEDIITLIGVEFDENTVWGQLTILELKLLINLALGQHEEALDRVQMFLQFNDNTVERGLFYQAVNAVLEIALDDELELDDYLYNFTRMFGEETMEAVVGSVNGEVRFHGLTPTNMQLEGLEKHQRLIESYQKLHAARAARAGVAV; encoded by the coding sequence ATGGAAATCAAGGTCAACTATCTCGACAACCTCCGGCTGGAGGCCAAGTTCGACGACTTCACGGTCATCTCCGACCAGCCGATCCGCTACAAGGGCGACGGCTCGGCCCCCGGTCCCTTCGACTACTTCCTGGCGTCGTCGGCCATGTGTGCGGCCTATTTCGTCAAGGTCTACTGCAACGCGCGCAACATTCCCACCGAGAACATCCGCCTGTCGCAGAACAACATCGTCGACCCGGAGAACCGCTACAAGCAGATCTTCAAGATCCAGGTCGAGCTGCCGGAGGACCTGTCCGCCAAGGATCGCGAGGGCATCCTGCGCTCCATCGAGCGCTGCACGGTCAAGAAGGTGGTGCAGACCGGCCCAGAGTTCCAGATCGAGACGGTCGAGAACCTGGACGAGGATGCCCAGGCGCTGCTGATGGCCGAGCCGGAGGAGGGCGCGAGCACCTGGATCGAGGGCAAGGACCTGCCGCTGGAGCAGACCATCGCCAACATGACCGGCCTCTTCGAGAATCTCGGCATGAAGGTCGAGATCGCCTCCTGGCGCAACATCGTGCCGCACGTGTGGTCGCTGCACATCCGCGATGCCGCCTCGCCGATGTGCTTCACCAACGGCAAGGGCGCCACCAAGGAGAGCGCGCTGTGCTCGGCGCTGGGCGAGTTCATCGAGCGCCTGAGCTGCAACTTCTTCTACAACGACCAGTTCTTCGGCGAGGAGATCGCGGGCAGCCAGTTCGTCCACTATCCGAACGAGGAGTGGTTCCAGCCGGGGCCCAACGACGAGCTGCCGGAGGGCCTCCTGGATGACCACTGCCGGGCGATCTACGACCCGGACGGCGAGCTGGGTGGCTCCCACCTGATCGACACCAACTCCGGCAAGGTGGAGCGCGGCATCGTCTCGCTGCCCTACGTGCGCCAGTCGGACGGCGAGACGGTCTACTTCCCGTCAAACCTGATCGAGAACCTCTTCCTCAGCAACGGCATGAGCGCCGGCAACACCCTGCCAGAGGCGCAGGTGCAGTGCCTGTCGGAGATCTTCGAGCGGGCGGTGAAGCGCCAGATCCTCGAGGAGGAGATCACCCTGCCCGACGTGCCGATGGCGGTGCTCAAGAAGTACCCGGATATCCTCGAGGGCGTCGAGGCGCTGGAGGCCCAGGGCTTCCCGATCCTGGTCAAGGACGCCTCCCTGGGCGGCCAGTTCCCGGTGATGTGCGTCACCCTGATGAACCCGAAGACCGGCGGCGTCTTCGCCTCCTTCGGCGCGCACCCGAGCTTCGAGGTGGCCCTCGAGCGTAGCCTGACCGAGCTGATGCAGGGCCGCAGCTTCGAGGGCCTCAACGACTTCCTGCCGCCGACCTTCAACTCCCTGGCCGTGTCCGAGCCCAACAACTTCGTCGAGCACTTCATCGATTCCTCGGGCGTGGTGTCCTGGCGCTTCTTCAGCTCGAAGACGGACGTCGAGTTCGTCGAGTGGGACTTCTCGGGCACCAACGAGGAGGAGGCCGCCGGCCTGTTCGGCATCCTCGAGGAGCTGGGCCTGGAGGCCTACCAGGCCGTCTTCGATGACCTGGGCGCGCCGGTGTGTCGCATCCTGGTGCCGGGCTATTCCGAGGTCTATCCGGTGGAGGACCTGGTCTGGGACAACACCAACAAGGCCCTGCTGTTCCGCGAGGACATCCTGCACCTCCACGAGCTGAGCGACGAGCGGCTGGCCGACCTGCTGGAGCGCCTGGAGGAGACCCAGATCGATGACCACGAGGACATCATCACCCTGATCGGCGTCGAGTTCGACGAGAACACCGTCTGGGGCCAGCTGACCATCCTCGAGCTCAAGCTGCTGATCAACCTGGCGCTGGGCCAGCACGAGGAGGCCCTGGATCGGGTGCAGATGTTCCTGCAGTTCAACGACAACACCGTCGAGCGCGGGCTCTTCTACCAGGCGGTGAACGCGGTGCTGGAGATCGCCCTCGACGACGAGCTGGAGCTGGACGACTACCTCTACAACTTCACGCGCATGTTCGGCGAGGAGACCATGGAAGCCGTGGTCGGCTCGGTGAACGGCGAGGTCCGCTTCCACGGCCTGACCCCGACCAACATGCAGCTGGAGGGTCTCGAGAAGCACCAGCGCCTGATCGAGAGCTACCAGAAGCTGCACGCGGCGCGGGCCGCCAGGGCCGGTGTGGCGGTGTAA